A genomic segment from Neisseria perflava encodes:
- a CDS encoding AMP-binding protein, which produces MEKLWLKSYEQGVNPEIDISQYSSISDVFRQSVEKFSDKPAFQNMGKTLTYAEVGKLATDFASYLQNVLKLPRGERVAIMMPNVLQYPIALFGILQAGLVAVNTNPLYTPRELEHQLKDSGATTIVVLENFANTLELVLPRTQIKHVIVASVGEMFGMIKGALMNFVIRKVKKMVPEYRIPNTITFQTALKQGAANTFKPVELTRDDTALLQYTGGTTGLAKGAVLSHGNICANMLQAKEWIKFQLSEGEETVIAALPLYHIFALTVNLMIFANTGSKIILITNPRDMKGFIGELKKEPISVFIGVNTLFNAMVNRPDFAEVDFSRLKLTLGGGMATQKAVAEKWKKITGTPIVEAYGLTEASPGVCCNPLNIEAYSGGIGLPVSSTEVELRDADGKEVPIGQPGELWVRGPQVMKGYWNRPEETAKAIDARGFLETGDIAVMDEKGWLKLVDRKKDLIVVSGFNVYPNEIEEVVASNDKVLEVACIGVKNEKTGEAIKVFVVRKDPSLTKEELIDFCRKELTAYKVPKDIEFRDELPKSNVGKILRRELR; this is translated from the coding sequence ATGGAAAAACTCTGGCTCAAAAGCTACGAACAAGGCGTCAACCCCGAAATCGATATCTCTCAATACAGCTCCATCAGCGACGTATTCCGTCAAAGTGTCGAGAAATTCTCGGATAAACCTGCTTTTCAAAACATGGGCAAAACGCTGACTTATGCCGAAGTGGGCAAGTTGGCGACCGATTTTGCGTCTTACCTGCAAAACGTATTGAAACTGCCGCGCGGTGAGCGTGTGGCAATTATGATGCCGAACGTTTTGCAATATCCGATTGCGCTTTTCGGTATTTTGCAGGCAGGTTTGGTGGCAGTGAATACGAATCCGCTTTATACGCCGCGCGAGTTGGAACATCAGTTGAAAGACAGCGGCGCGACAACGATTGTCGTGTTGGAGAACTTTGCCAATACGCTGGAATTGGTGTTGCCGCGTACACAAATCAAACATGTGATTGTCGCGTCGGTCGGCGAGATGTTCGGCATGATTAAGGGCGCGTTGATGAACTTCGTCATCCGCAAAGTGAAAAAAATGGTGCCGGAATACCGCATTCCCAATACCATCACTTTTCAGACGGCCTTGAAGCAAGGTGCGGCCAATACGTTCAAGCCAGTCGAGTTGACGCGCGACGATACTGCCTTGCTGCAATATACAGGCGGTACAACCGGTTTGGCGAAAGGCGCCGTCCTTAGTCACGGCAATATCTGCGCCAATATGCTTCAGGCGAAAGAATGGATTAAATTCCAACTGAGCGAAGGCGAAGAAACCGTCATCGCCGCGCTGCCGCTTTACCACATCTTTGCCTTGACGGTAAACCTGATGATTTTCGCCAATACCGGTTCTAAAATCATCCTGATTACCAACCCTCGCGATATGAAAGGATTTATCGGTGAATTGAAAAAAGAGCCGATCAGCGTATTCATCGGTGTGAATACCCTGTTTAATGCGATGGTCAACCGTCCGGATTTTGCCGAAGTTGATTTTTCCCGTTTGAAGCTGACTTTGGGCGGCGGTATGGCAACACAAAAAGCCGTGGCGGAAAAATGGAAAAAAATTACTGGTACGCCGATTGTGGAGGCTTACGGCTTGACCGAAGCCAGCCCGGGCGTATGTTGTAATCCTTTGAATATCGAAGCTTACAGCGGTGGTATCGGCTTGCCTGTTTCTTCAACCGAGGTCGAATTGCGTGATGCAGACGGCAAAGAAGTGCCTATCGGACAACCGGGCGAATTGTGGGTACGCGGCCCGCAAGTGATGAAAGGCTATTGGAACCGTCCGGAAGAAACCGCCAAAGCAATCGATGCGCGCGGCTTTTTGGAGACCGGCGACATTGCTGTTATGGATGAAAAAGGTTGGTTGAAGCTGGTGGACCGCAAAAAAGATTTGATTGTGGTATCTGGTTTCAATGTGTATCCGAACGAAATTGAAGAAGTGGTGGCTAGCAATGACAAGGTTTTGGAAGTCGCCTGTATCGGCGTGAAAAATGAGAAAACCGGCGAAGCGATTAAGGTCTTCGTCGTACGCAAAGATCCGTCTTTGACCAAGGAAGAGTTGATCGATTTCTGCCGTAAAGAGCTGACGGCGTATAAAGTGCCGAAAGACATCGAATTCCGCGACGAGTTGCCAAAATCCAACGTTGGCAAAATCCTGCGCCGCGAACTGCGCTGA
- the cysD gene encoding sulfate adenylyltransferase subunit CysD: MAKREKMSIQNHHLDWLEAESIYIIREVIANAQNPALLFSGGKDSVVLLALAVKAFQIEGRPLKLPFKLLHVDTGHNYPEVIQFRDDTVARTGVQLVIGSVEESIRKGSVVLRRETDSRNAAQAVTLVETIEEQGFDALMGGARRDEEKARAKERIFSFRDEFGQWDPKNQRPELWSLYNTRLFQGENMRVFPISNWTELDIWQYIAREKLALPPIYYTHKREVVERNGLLVPVTPLTPKREGEVAQIRDVRFRTVGDISCTCPVASTAATPEDIIAETAAATISERSATRMDDRVSEAAMEERKKQGYF; this comes from the coding sequence ATTGCAAAGAGAGAAAAAATGTCCATCCAAAACCACCACCTCGACTGGCTCGAAGCCGAATCCATCTACATCATCCGCGAAGTGATTGCCAACGCCCAAAACCCGGCCCTGCTGTTTTCCGGCGGCAAAGACTCCGTCGTCTTGCTGGCGCTTGCCGTCAAAGCCTTCCAAATCGAAGGCCGCCCGCTGAAACTGCCGTTCAAACTCCTGCACGTCGATACCGGCCACAATTACCCCGAAGTCATCCAGTTCCGCGACGACACGGTCGCACGCACCGGCGTACAACTTGTGATCGGCAGCGTAGAAGAGTCCATCCGCAAAGGCAGCGTCGTCTTGCGCCGCGAAACCGATTCACGCAACGCTGCCCAAGCCGTTACACTGGTTGAAACCATCGAAGAACAAGGCTTTGATGCACTGATGGGCGGCGCACGCCGCGATGAAGAAAAAGCGCGCGCCAAAGAACGCATCTTCTCTTTCCGCGACGAGTTCGGCCAATGGGATCCTAAAAACCAACGTCCTGAATTATGGTCGCTCTACAATACGCGCCTGTTCCAAGGCGAAAACATGCGCGTATTCCCGATTTCCAACTGGACGGAATTGGACATCTGGCAATACATCGCACGCGAAAAACTCGCCCTGCCACCGATTTATTACACCCACAAACGCGAAGTTGTCGAACGCAACGGCCTGCTCGTTCCCGTTACCCCGTTGACCCCAAAACGCGAAGGCGAAGTTGCCCAAATCCGCGATGTCCGCTTCCGTACCGTCGGCGATATTTCCTGCACCTGCCCGGTTGCCAGTACCGCCGCCACACCCGAAGACATCATTGCGGAAACCGCCGCCGCGACCATTTCCGAACGCAGTGCCACACGCATGGACGACCGCGTATCGGAAGCGGCAATGGAAGAGCGTAAAAAACAAGGTTATTTCTAA
- a CDS encoding RBBP9/YdeN family alpha/beta hydrolase encodes MNRRVYIVHGFEGNPHGNWFDWLCAQIKSTGAQAISLAMPNPDKPSTTSWQFTLDQHIGKPDAHTFLVGHSLGCITLLHFLSRQQPQKIGGLLLAAGFADTLPPLPALDAYIKAASPDFNILRKIDMPKHCLVSDNDTHVPPELTLDMAAKLKSPVTHIPEGGHLMASDGFTQLPQAWEALKPMLTE; translated from the coding sequence ATGAACCGACGCGTTTATATCGTACATGGCTTTGAAGGCAATCCGCACGGCAACTGGTTTGACTGGCTTTGCGCCCAAATCAAAAGCACCGGCGCACAAGCAATCTCCCTCGCCATGCCCAATCCCGACAAACCAAGCACGACCTCGTGGCAGTTTACCCTTGACCAGCACATTGGCAAGCCCGATGCCCATACCTTCCTAGTCGGCCACAGCCTCGGCTGCATTACCCTCCTTCACTTCCTCAGCCGCCAACAGCCGCAAAAAATCGGCGGCCTGTTGCTTGCCGCCGGTTTTGCCGATACGCTGCCGCCCCTACCTGCGCTCGATGCCTACATTAAAGCAGCGTCGCCCGATTTCAACATCCTGCGCAAAATCGACATGCCCAAACACTGTCTGGTTTCCGACAATGACACCCATGTTCCGCCCGAACTGACTTTGGACATGGCGGCCAAACTCAAAAGCCCTGTTACTCATATTCCCGAAGGCGGCCATTTGATGGCTTCGGACGGCTTTACCCAACTGCCGCAGGCTTGGGAAGCACTGAAACCCATGTTGACCGAATAA
- a CDS encoding porin, with the protein MKKSIIALVIAGLPLAASADVILYGQIKSSVTVGQVKIKGDAGSETSSTATSINDNTSRIGFKGSENLGGDLKAIWQVEQKTAITGGSQGFANRDSFIGLQGKFGKVRAGKLSNMLNEMDTIDPWMYKTNAAGLGIFTRTGNRNAAVRYDSPDFGGFKFNVSYAPRDNRNPSDKYTHTKPAKDQYTGGVSFSKNGFTANAAYGHYNGAYTDKSGKVKAAQIAKVETYYDKDNLFVGGGVHYAKGHETGNEYLGYFTDGFNEYKGSDITVDSGKSEAVKVVDAAVTVGYKLGNVTPRITYAHGWPAKGVNSGEKLVDKFDQVVVGGQYTFSKRTGVVAQLAYLKVGNKTRLTAANKGGVEQKAASVGLYHKF; encoded by the coding sequence ATGAAAAAATCGATTATCGCTTTGGTTATTGCCGGTTTGCCGCTGGCTGCCTCTGCAGACGTCATTCTGTATGGTCAAATCAAAAGCAGCGTGACCGTCGGTCAAGTAAAAATCAAAGGTGATGCAGGTTCTGAAACCAGCTCTACCGCAACCAGCATCAATGACAATACCTCCCGTATCGGTTTCAAAGGCAGCGAAAACCTCGGCGGCGATTTGAAAGCTATCTGGCAAGTTGAACAAAAAACGGCCATTACCGGTGGTTCTCAAGGTTTTGCCAATCGCGATTCCTTCATTGGTTTGCAAGGTAAATTCGGTAAAGTCCGTGCCGGTAAACTCAGCAATATGCTGAACGAAATGGACACCATCGATCCATGGATGTACAAAACCAATGCCGCAGGCTTGGGCATCTTTACCCGTACCGGCAACCGTAACGCCGCTGTACGCTACGACAGCCCGGATTTCGGCGGATTCAAATTCAACGTGTCTTACGCACCGCGCGACAACCGCAATCCTTCAGACAAATACACGCACACCAAACCGGCCAAAGACCAATACACCGGCGGCGTGAGTTTCTCTAAAAACGGCTTTACCGCCAATGCGGCTTACGGCCACTACAACGGCGCGTACACCGACAAATCAGGCAAAGTCAAAGCGGCGCAAATCGCCAAAGTCGAAACTTATTACGATAAAGACAATCTCTTTGTCGGCGGCGGCGTACACTATGCCAAAGGCCATGAGACAGGCAACGAATATTTAGGCTATTTCACCGATGGTTTTAATGAGTACAAGGGTAGTGACATTACTGTCGATTCAGGCAAATCTGAAGCCGTGAAAGTAGTTGATGCAGCGGTAACAGTCGGCTACAAATTGGGCAATGTCACCCCACGCATTACTTACGCGCACGGCTGGCCTGCCAAGGGCGTGAACAGTGGAGAAAAATTGGTGGATAAATTCGACCAAGTCGTTGTCGGCGGCCAATACACCTTCAGCAAACGCACCGGCGTAGTTGCCCAACTGGCGTATCTGAAAGTCGGCAACAAAACCCGTCTGACTGCAGCCAACAAAGGCGGCGTTGAACAAAAAGCCGCTTCTGTGGGCCTGTATCACAAATTCTAA
- a CDS encoding CNP1-like family protein yields the protein MRRFALLALSLAATQAFALGFSQKDTLTNTRYQESPEEVAAREFKEHKAELPPLPDTQSSDWFDLYVNETYGKQPKILLSSLQIMPAPDNSIRYVLNVRSDKGYDNLSVEGLYCARTSFTYSNDKRSSYKVFAYGDTVNRRWIEPRKGDWKLIGNAFSRNDALHTALYQAFCIDGMPTTVEGLVQRLKERGGRHGTTLTNHDK from the coding sequence ATGCGCCGTTTTGCCCTTCTCGCCCTCAGCCTTGCCGCGACTCAAGCATTTGCTTTGGGTTTCAGCCAAAAAGATACGCTGACCAACACGCGTTATCAGGAAAGCCCTGAAGAAGTTGCCGCACGCGAGTTTAAAGAACACAAAGCCGAGTTGCCGCCTCTGCCCGATACCCAATCGAGCGATTGGTTCGACCTCTATGTCAACGAAACCTACGGCAAGCAGCCCAAAATCCTGCTCAGCAGCCTGCAAATCATGCCTGCGCCGGACAACAGCATCCGCTACGTCTTGAACGTACGCTCCGACAAAGGCTACGACAACCTCTCCGTCGAAGGCCTCTATTGCGCCCGCACATCCTTTACTTACAGCAACGACAAGCGTTCGTCTTACAAAGTATTCGCTTACGGCGATACAGTAAACCGCCGCTGGATTGAACCGCGCAAAGGCGATTGGAAGCTGATCGGCAATGCGTTCAGCCGCAACGATGCCCTGCACACCGCCCTGTATCAGGCATTCTGTATCGACGGCATGCCGACAACGGTCGAAGGCTTGGTACAACGTTTGAAAGAACGCGGCGGCCGTCACGGCACAACGCTGACCAACCACGACAAATAA
- a CDS encoding sulfurtransferase TusA family protein: MNTQTLDVIGLKCPLPILRAKKALAQMQEGEVLTVLATDGGAPGDFEAFCRQTGHVLLESSEADGVFKLVLKHK, encoded by the coding sequence ATGAATACACAAACTCTGGATGTCATCGGTTTGAAATGCCCGTTGCCGATTTTGCGTGCCAAAAAAGCTTTGGCGCAAATGCAGGAGGGCGAAGTGCTGACCGTATTGGCCACCGATGGCGGTGCGCCCGGCGATTTTGAAGCGTTTTGCCGTCAGACCGGACATGTTTTGTTGGAATCGAGCGAGGCCGACGGCGTGTTCAAGCTGGTGTTGAAACACAAATAA
- the mnmA gene encoding tRNA 2-thiouridine(34) synthase MnmA: MNTTNTPTNIIVGLSGGVDSSVTAALLKQQGHQISGVFMQNWEDDDNDEYCSIKQDSFDAIAVADIIGIDIDIVNFAAQYKDNVFAYFLTEYSAGRTPNPDVLCNAEIKFKCFLDYAIEQGADTIATGHYARKEIRNGVHYLLKGLDQNKDQSYFLYRLKPFQLERAIFPLGELEKPEVRRLAEEFKLPTATKKDSTGICFIGERPFREFLQKYLPTNNGKMVTPEGKVVGEHVGLMFYTLGQRKGLGIGGAGEPWFVAAKDLTKNELIVVQGHDHPLLYTQSLIMNDLSFTLPERPKEGRYTCKTRYRMADAPCTLRYLDDKTIELVFDEPQWAVTPGQSAVLYDGDVCLGGGIIMSTDKPVIITA, from the coding sequence ATGAATACTACCAACACACCAACAAACATCATCGTCGGCCTTTCCGGCGGCGTCGATTCATCCGTTACCGCGGCCTTGCTCAAACAGCAAGGCCATCAAATCAGCGGCGTGTTCATGCAGAACTGGGAAGATGACGACAACGACGAATATTGCAGCATCAAACAAGACTCCTTTGATGCCATTGCCGTTGCCGATATCATCGGAATCGATATCGACATCGTCAATTTTGCCGCGCAATATAAAGACAACGTATTTGCCTATTTCCTCACAGAATACAGCGCAGGCCGTACGCCAAATCCGGATGTCTTGTGCAATGCCGAAATCAAATTCAAATGCTTTTTAGACTACGCCATCGAGCAGGGCGCCGATACCATTGCCACCGGACACTATGCCCGCAAAGAAATTCGCAACGGCGTGCATTACCTGCTCAAAGGCTTGGATCAAAACAAAGACCAAAGCTATTTCTTATACCGCCTCAAACCTTTCCAACTGGAGCGCGCGATTTTCCCATTGGGCGAGTTGGAAAAGCCTGAAGTCCGCCGTCTTGCCGAAGAATTCAAATTACCGACTGCAACCAAAAAAGACAGTACCGGTATTTGCTTTATTGGTGAACGCCCGTTCCGCGAATTTCTGCAAAAATACCTGCCGACCAATAATGGCAAAATGGTTACCCCTGAAGGCAAAGTAGTCGGCGAACACGTCGGCTTGATGTTTTACACGCTGGGCCAACGCAAAGGCTTGGGTATCGGCGGCGCAGGCGAACCATGGTTTGTCGCGGCCAAGGATTTGACCAAAAACGAACTGATTGTCGTCCAAGGCCATGACCATCCTTTGCTTTATACACAAAGCCTGATTATGAACGATTTGAGTTTCACATTGCCGGAACGTCCGAAAGAAGGCCGCTATACCTGCAAAACGCGCTACCGCATGGCTGACGCGCCTTGTACGTTGCGTTACTTGGATGATAAAACCATCGAGCTTGTTTTTGACGAGCCGCAATGGGCGGTAACTCCCGGACAGTCAGCGGTACTGTACGACGGCGATGTGTGCTTGGGCGGCGGTATCATCATGTCCACCGACAAGCCTGTCATTATTACTGCTTAA
- a CDS encoding diacylglycerol kinase → MEPSSYASEKKGKNGIKRIINAFGYSKDGLAAAYRYESAFRQVFWLNLILIFFALFLDFGPLTKMVLVVASFISLITELFNTAVEAAVDHTSTEKHELAKRAKDAGSAAQLMALFMLFIVWIVALTA, encoded by the coding sequence ATGGAACCATCTTCCTACGCATCTGAAAAAAAAGGTAAAAACGGCATTAAGCGCATCATTAATGCGTTCGGTTATTCCAAAGACGGACTGGCTGCCGCGTACCGTTATGAAAGTGCATTTCGCCAAGTTTTTTGGTTGAACCTGATTTTAATTTTTTTTGCTTTGTTCCTTGATTTCGGCCCGCTCACTAAAATGGTGCTTGTTGTCGCATCGTTTATTTCACTGATTACCGAATTGTTTAATACCGCCGTCGAGGCAGCCGTTGACCATACCTCTACTGAAAAACACGAGCTGGCCAAGCGTGCCAAAGATGCCGGTTCGGCCGCGCAACTGATGGCTTTGTTCATGTTATTTATTGTTTGGATTGTTGCATTAACTGCTTAG
- the pyrC gene encoding dihydroorotase, whose protein sequence is MQTLTIIRPDDMHLHLRDGDALKAVAPYTARQMGRAVIMPNLKPPVVSVDDAQAYKARIMAALPEGSTFQPLMTLYLTDNATPELVREAKAAGIVAFKLYPAGATTNSDSGVTDLFKLIPVLEEMAKQGILFLVHGEVTDPEIDIFDREAAFIERVMKPVLAQVPNLKVVFEHITTAEAARLVLEASDNVAASVTPQHLLLNRNDLLVGGVRPHHFCLPVLKRETHRQALVAAVTGDKAHKFFLGTDSAPHAKTAKENACGCAGMFSAMTAIELYAEVFEKAGALDKLEAFASKNGPRFYGLPENSDTITLVKQTQTVPASVPYGDGELVPMRAGGEIEWTVQY, encoded by the coding sequence ATGCAAACCCTGACCATCATCCGCCCCGACGATATGCACTTACACCTGCGCGACGGCGACGCGCTCAAAGCTGTTGCCCCGTACACCGCCCGACAAATGGGCCGCGCGGTTATCATGCCCAACCTCAAACCGCCCGTCGTCAGCGTTGACGATGCCCAAGCCTACAAAGCGCGCATTATGGCCGCCCTGCCTGAAGGCAGTACCTTCCAGCCGTTGATGACGCTTTATTTGACCGACAACGCCACACCCGAACTCGTGCGCGAAGCCAAGGCTGCCGGTATCGTGGCTTTCAAACTCTATCCTGCGGGCGCGACCACCAACTCCGATTCCGGCGTGACCGACTTGTTCAAACTCATCCCCGTGTTGGAAGAAATGGCGAAACAGGGCATTTTGTTCTTGGTTCACGGCGAAGTGACCGATCCTGAAATCGATATTTTCGACCGCGAGGCCGCCTTTATCGAGCGCGTGATGAAACCGGTTTTGGCGCAAGTGCCGAATCTTAAAGTCGTGTTCGAACACATCACCACTGCCGAGGCCGCCCGACTGGTATTGGAAGCCAGCGATAATGTGGCTGCGTCCGTGACGCCGCAACACTTGCTGCTCAACCGCAACGACCTTTTGGTCGGCGGCGTGCGTCCTCATCATTTCTGCCTGCCTGTACTCAAACGTGAAACCCACCGTCAGGCTTTGGTTGCCGCCGTTACCGGCGATAAGGCGCACAAATTCTTCCTCGGCACAGACTCTGCGCCACATGCCAAAACTGCCAAAGAAAATGCTTGCGGTTGTGCCGGTATGTTCAGCGCGATGACCGCCATCGAGCTTTATGCCGAAGTGTTTGAGAAAGCAGGCGCGTTGGATAAACTGGAAGCCTTTGCTTCTAAAAATGGCCCGCGTTTCTACGGTCTGCCTGAAAATTCTGATACCATCACACTGGTCAAACAAACGCAAACCGTACCTGCCAGCGTACCTTACGGCGATGGCGAACTTGTACCGATGAGGGCCGGCGGTGAGATTGAATGGACGGTGCAATATTAA
- a CDS encoding NMCC_0638 family (lipo)protein, with translation MSKAVALSAAVLAVCLSACGNEGVSPQNAADYAQNVTDLFRQSCVAADGDAALVGEFANANKLILLSKKEIADLPAEMMDLEALSIWKKTVNGADYYLSLTEDSCSVRTAKANDHLIFKQFLALAENPPQGLNAELRADNLSEAPLPMRQISYAWRASGSSKETLLTVKTTSSEHFPVQAVFYLTHHSYDNKAAVLP, from the coding sequence ATGTCTAAAGCCGTCGCGTTGTCTGCCGCCGTATTGGCCGTCTGCCTGAGTGCATGCGGTAATGAAGGCGTTTCGCCGCAGAACGCTGCCGATTATGCCCAAAATGTCACTGACTTGTTCCGCCAAAGCTGTGTGGCCGCAGACGGCGATGCCGCCCTTGTCGGCGAGTTTGCCAATGCCAACAAACTGATTTTATTGTCGAAAAAAGAGATTGCCGATTTGCCTGCCGAAATGATGGATTTGGAGGCATTAAGCATTTGGAAGAAAACGGTAAACGGCGCAGATTATTATTTGAGCCTGACCGAAGACAGTTGCAGCGTGCGCACGGCTAAAGCCAACGACCATCTGATTTTCAAACAATTTTTGGCTTTGGCAGAAAATCCGCCGCAAGGTTTGAACGCTGAATTGCGTGCCGATAATTTGTCGGAAGCCCCGTTGCCCATGCGTCAGATTTCCTACGCATGGCGCGCGTCCGGCAGTTCGAAAGAAACCTTGTTGACCGTCAAAACAACGTCGTCCGAGCATTTTCCGGTACAGGCTGTTTTTTATTTGACCCATCATTCTTACGACAATAAGGCCGCCGTTTTACCTTAG
- a CDS encoding CTP synthase → MTKFIFVTGGVVSSLGKGIAAASIATILESRGLNVTMLKLDPYINVDPGTMSPFQHGEVFVTDDGAETDLDLGHYERFINATMTRRNSFSTGQVYENVIAKERRGDYLGGTVQVIPHITDEIKRRIHEGAAGYDVAIVEIGGTVGDIESLPFLEAIRQMRSQLGRNNTLFAHLSYVPYIAAAGEIKTKPTQHTVKEMLSIGLQPDILICRMDREMPADERRKIALFCNVEERAIVGSYDVDSIYECPEMLHNQGIDSIITEQLQLNVKQADLTEWKKIVHAIQNPKHTVKIAMVGKYVDLTESYKSLIEALKHAGIHTETDVQITFVDSESIEKSNGDVSMLKDMDAILVPGGFGSRGVEGKIAAVRYARENNVPYLGICLGMQIALIEYARDVAGLKGANSTEFDLKCAAPVVALIDEWQTADGSVETRDESADLGGTMRLGAQEVDLKPGSLAAKIYGSEHIRERHRHRYEVNNNYVPQLEKAGLVIGGVSAGRERLVETIELPNHPWFFACQFHPEFTSNPRKGHPLFSAFVKAALGNKKA, encoded by the coding sequence ATGACTAAATTTATTTTCGTAACCGGCGGCGTTGTATCTTCTTTGGGTAAAGGTATCGCCGCCGCTTCTATTGCTACTATTCTCGAGTCGCGTGGCTTGAACGTGACCATGCTTAAGCTCGACCCGTATATCAACGTTGACCCGGGTACCATGAGCCCGTTTCAACACGGCGAAGTATTCGTGACCGATGACGGCGCGGAAACCGACCTCGACCTCGGTCATTACGAGCGTTTCATCAACGCCACCATGACCCGCCGCAACAGCTTCAGTACCGGCCAAGTCTATGAAAACGTGATTGCTAAAGAGCGTCGCGGCGACTATTTGGGCGGTACCGTACAAGTGATTCCGCACATTACCGATGAAATCAAACGCCGTATCCATGAAGGCGCGGCTGGTTATGATGTGGCGATTGTTGAAATCGGCGGTACAGTCGGCGATATCGAATCGTTGCCTTTCTTGGAAGCCATCCGCCAAATGCGCAGCCAGCTTGGCCGCAATAATACATTGTTTGCCCACCTGAGCTATGTTCCTTACATTGCCGCCGCCGGTGAAATTAAAACCAAACCGACCCAGCATACCGTTAAAGAAATGTTGAGCATCGGTTTGCAACCGGACATCCTGATCTGCCGTATGGACAGAGAAATGCCTGCGGACGAGCGTCGTAAGATTGCATTGTTCTGTAACGTTGAAGAACGCGCCATCGTGGGCAGCTACGATGTGGACAGCATTTACGAATGCCCTGAAATGCTGCACAACCAAGGCATCGACAGCATTATTACCGAGCAGTTGCAGCTGAATGTCAAACAAGCCGATTTGACCGAATGGAAGAAAATCGTTCACGCGATTCAAAATCCGAAACACACCGTCAAAATTGCGATGGTCGGCAAATACGTTGATTTGACCGAGTCCTACAAATCATTGATCGAAGCCCTGAAACACGCCGGTATTCACACTGAAACCGACGTACAAATTACCTTTGTCGACAGCGAAAGCATCGAGAAGAGCAATGGCGACGTTTCCATGCTCAAAGACATGGACGCGATTTTGGTGCCGGGCGGCTTCGGTTCACGCGGCGTGGAAGGCAAAATTGCCGCCGTACGCTATGCGCGTGAAAACAACGTACCATACTTGGGCATCTGCCTGGGCATGCAAATTGCCCTGATTGAGTACGCCCGCGATGTTGCAGGCTTGAAAGGTGCGAACTCTACCGAGTTTGATTTGAAATGCGCCGCGCCTGTCGTTGCCCTGATTGACGAATGGCAAACTGCCGACGGCAGCGTAGAAACCCGTGACGAATCTGCCGATTTGGGCGGTACCATGCGTTTGGGCGCGCAAGAAGTTGACCTCAAACCGGGCAGCCTTGCCGCAAAAATCTACGGCAGCGAACATATCCGCGAACGTCATCGCCACCGCTACGAGGTCAACAACAACTATGTTCCTCAGTTGGAAAAAGCCGGTTTGGTCATTGGCGGCGTATCTGCAGGCCGCGAGCGTTTGGTTGAAACCATCGAATTGCCAAATCATCCTTGGTTCTTCGCGTGTCAGTTCCATCCGGAATTTACTTCCAATCCGCGCAAAGGCCATCCTTTGTTCAGCGCGTTTGTGAAAGCCGCGTTGGGTAACAAAAAAGCCTGA
- a CDS encoding copper chaperone PCu(A)C encodes MKKLMATLILAGLATSVSAAGIYIEDGWARSTVEGMKMGGAFMKIHNDEAKKDFLVGGSSPVAERIEVHTHVNDNGVMRMREVKGGIPLEAKGVTELKPGSYHVMFMGLKKPLKEGEKVPVTLKFKNAKSQTVELEVKTAPQSGMDHGHGHGHGGAHQH; translated from the coding sequence ATGAAAAAATTAATGGCAACCCTGATTCTGGCAGGCTTGGCAACTTCCGTATCTGCAGCCGGTATCTATATTGAAGACGGTTGGGCACGTTCTACCGTTGAAGGTATGAAAATGGGTGGCGCATTCATGAAAATCCACAACGATGAAGCTAAAAAAGACTTCTTGGTTGGCGGCAGCAGCCCGGTAGCCGAGCGTATCGAAGTACATACCCATGTAAACGACAACGGCGTAATGCGCATGCGCGAAGTTAAAGGCGGCATCCCGCTGGAAGCAAAAGGCGTAACTGAGCTGAAACCAGGCAGCTACCACGTTATGTTCATGGGTCTGAAAAAACCGCTGAAAGAAGGCGAAAAAGTACCTGTAACCCTGAAATTCAAAAACGCGAAATCTCAAACTGTTGAGCTGGAAGTGAAAACTGCACCGCAATCCGGCATGGATCACGGTCACGGCCATGGTCACGGTGGCGCGCATCAGCACTAA